A part of Actinomycetota bacterium genomic DNA contains:
- a CDS encoding ABC transporter ATP-binding protein, whose translation MGAVLEVRDLKKSYGALEAVGGISFQVQAGEVFALIGPNGAGKTTTLRIAATILRPSAGHVSVAGIDVTKDPGRIREIISYLPEEAGAYKNMTGEGYLRFVAELFFADPGGQKAAIARAREITGLGDRLADKLGSYSKGMTRKLLLGRTLMTQPRLAILDEPTSGLDVLNALEVRDTVKSYARDGGAAVLLSSHNMLEIEYLSDRVGLLHGGVIQALGTPAELKERYSADNLEEVFAEVAR comes from the coding sequence GTGGGGGCTGTTCTCGAAGTCAGGGACCTGAAGAAGTCGTACGGGGCGCTGGAAGCCGTTGGAGGCATCAGCTTCCAGGTCCAAGCCGGCGAGGTATTCGCGCTGATCGGCCCCAACGGAGCCGGGAAGACCACGACCTTGCGCATCGCGGCGACGATTCTGCGGCCTTCGGCGGGACATGTCAGCGTTGCGGGCATCGATGTGACGAAGGACCCTGGCCGAATCCGGGAAATCATCTCTTACCTGCCCGAAGAGGCCGGCGCGTACAAGAACATGACCGGCGAGGGCTACCTGCGCTTCGTCGCCGAGCTGTTCTTCGCAGACCCAGGCGGGCAGAAGGCGGCCATTGCTCGCGCTCGCGAGATCACCGGTTTGGGCGACCGGCTTGCCGACAAGCTCGGCTCCTACTCGAAGGGCATGACGCGCAAGCTTCTTCTTGGCAGGACGCTCATGACACAGCCCCGACTGGCGATACTGGACGAACCCACCTCCGGACTTGATGTGCTCAACGCGCTCGAGGTCCGCGATACCGTCAAGAGCTACGCGCGAGACGGCGGGGCGGCGGTACTTCTATCGAGTCACAACATGCTTGAGATCGAGTATCTCTCGGACCGAGTCGGACTTCTGCACGGAGGCGTGATCCAGGCACTCGGAACACCCGCGGAGCTCAAGGAGCGCTACAGCGCAGACAACCTCGAAGAGGTCTTCGCGGAGGTAGCCCGATGA
- a CDS encoding cell wall-binding repeat-containing protein, producing MSIGRPERAAIGRWPIAVFAVSLALIAVLAALTPTPAHAAGDSDVRVLASPPFSDGYYGWRRTPTFLSLVPQAPGTLYYSWDSLIGGWTQVDGVVAVPEGSHILYVSLVDDEGGVSDRPMFSERFKADYDSAAPRSIAAFSASYVGSSTVAGTIRVSVTIEPLLGLEMMRVGGRDRYVVSAGTSRENFESADTVIIASGTAFADALAASALAGCTDGPILLTRASALPSEIVSEIRRLGAKKAIVVGGTTSVNNSVEWQLVYLGLSVKRLGGRDRYVTAALIAEEVLKFGKHGGRVFVARGDLYPDALALSPLAYRAKAPLLLTRPGVLPAETLAVMARHRFSRATVAGGNMSVTPTVFRQIDAVCGTTVRLAGPTRYETAVAVAAKGVSSGLCSYASIGIATGVKHPDALCGGVAQGRLGGIILLTKPDELPLATQRALEGIVSSVHYAQIYGGPASVTQPVYDKIGNILR from the coding sequence ATGTCGATAGGTCGGCCTGAACGGGCCGCGATCGGACGGTGGCCCATCGCCGTCTTCGCGGTTTCGCTCGCGCTCATAGCAGTGCTTGCCGCACTGACGCCGACGCCGGCGCACGCAGCCGGTGATTCCGACGTGCGCGTCCTTGCCTCGCCCCCCTTCTCAGACGGCTACTATGGTTGGCGCAGAACGCCGACGTTCCTCTCTCTGGTGCCCCAGGCCCCCGGTACCCTCTACTACTCCTGGGACAGCCTGATCGGAGGGTGGACGCAGGTCGACGGAGTCGTCGCGGTTCCCGAAGGGAGCCATATCCTTTACGTGAGTCTGGTCGACGACGAAGGCGGGGTGTCCGACCGCCCCATGTTCTCGGAGCGGTTCAAAGCCGACTATGACTCCGCTGCGCCCAGGTCGATCGCAGCATTCTCAGCCTCATATGTGGGGAGCTCGACTGTGGCCGGCACCATTCGCGTGTCCGTGACGATCGAGCCCCTGTTGGGACTGGAGATGATGAGGGTGGGCGGCCGGGACCGCTATGTGGTTTCGGCCGGTACCAGCCGCGAGAACTTTGAGTCGGCCGACACAGTGATCATCGCCTCAGGCACGGCGTTCGCCGATGCGCTGGCCGCCTCTGCCCTGGCGGGGTGCACCGATGGGCCGATTCTCCTGACGCGCGCCTCGGCTCTGCCTTCTGAGATCGTGAGCGAGATCAGGCGACTTGGCGCCAAGAAGGCGATCGTTGTCGGCGGAACCACCTCCGTGAACAACAGCGTCGAATGGCAACTCGTATACCTGGGTCTCTCGGTGAAGCGCCTCGGCGGTCGCGATCGCTACGTCACCGCCGCCCTCATCGCCGAGGAAGTCCTCAAGTTTGGGAAGCACGGCGGGCGTGTGTTCGTCGCACGCGGGGATCTCTATCCCGACGCGCTAGCTCTCAGCCCGCTCGCGTACCGCGCCAAAGCCCCCTTGCTTCTTACGCGGCCCGGGGTGCTTCCCGCGGAGACGCTGGCGGTCATGGCCAGACACAGATTCTCGAGGGCTACGGTCGCTGGCGGGAACATGTCTGTGACTCCCACGGTATTCCGGCAGATCGACGCAGTGTGCGGGACGACCGTGCGACTCGCGGGCCCAACTCGCTACGAGACCGCGGTTGCGGTCGCTGCCAAGGGAGTCTCAAGCGGTCTGTGCTCGTACGCGTCGATCGGGATTGCGACGGGCGTGAAGCATCCAGACGCGCTTTGCGGCGGCGTGGCGCAGGGCCGCCTTGGCGGCATCATCCTCCTCACGAAACCCGATGAGCTGCCGCTAGCGACACAGCGGGCGCTCGAGGGAATCGTGAGCAGCGTGCACTACGCGCAGATATACGGAGGGCCGGCCTCAGTGACGCAGCCCGTCTACGACAAGATCGGCAATATCCTCAGGTGA
- a CDS encoding hemolysin III family protein, whose protein sequence is MGSAAASSAKARKVRAYSVGEEIANSIIHGLGTVLSISALTMLIVFAAQSGDGWRIAAATVYGLALVLEYTASTLYHSFPWPRTKHVFKVLDHAGIYLLIAGTYTPFLLVTMRDDGGWLLFAIVWTLAIAGISVEAAWTYRPRWLSAAVYLGMGWLIVVAMRPLVANLEPGGLWLLVSGGLAYTLGTIFYVLKRVPYMHAVWHVFVLGGSICHFLAVVLFVMM, encoded by the coding sequence ATGGGGAGCGCAGCTGCCTCCAGTGCGAAGGCGCGGAAAGTCCGAGCCTACAGTGTGGGCGAGGAGATCGCCAACAGCATCATCCACGGCCTCGGTACGGTACTGAGCATCTCGGCGCTCACGATGCTCATCGTGTTCGCCGCGCAGTCGGGCGACGGATGGCGAATCGCGGCCGCCACAGTCTACGGCCTCGCGCTCGTCCTCGAGTACACGGCATCGACTCTCTACCACAGCTTTCCCTGGCCAAGGACGAAGCACGTCTTCAAGGTGCTCGACCACGCGGGGATATACCTACTGATCGCGGGTACCTACACGCCCTTCCTGCTCGTGACGATGCGCGACGACGGTGGTTGGTTGCTGTTTGCCATCGTGTGGACGCTGGCGATTGCCGGCATCTCGGTCGAGGCGGCGTGGACGTACCGGCCCCGCTGGTTGTCCGCTGCCGTCTATCTCGGCATGGGCTGGCTCATCGTCGTCGCGATGCGACCGCTTGTCGCCAACCTCGAGCCCGGGGGACTGTGGCTTCTCGTCTCGGGCGGACTGGCGTACACGCTTGGGACCATCTTCTACGTCCTCAAGCGGGTGCCCTACATGCATGCCGTGTGGCACGTGTTCGTGCTGGGCGGCAGCATCTGCCACTTCCTGGCCGTGGTTCTGTTCGTCATGATGTGA
- a CDS encoding acylphosphatase encodes MADIVRKRVVVRGVVQGVWFRAATRDAALKRGISGWVRNLPDRSVEAVFEGASDAVDSMVAWCRTGPERAIVERVEVAEETPEGLLGFSVR; translated from the coding sequence GTGGCCGACATTGTTCGCAAGCGAGTGGTCGTGAGAGGGGTCGTACAGGGCGTGTGGTTCCGCGCTGCCACCCGCGACGCAGCCCTGAAGCGCGGGATTTCCGGGTGGGTCCGCAATCTGCCCGACCGCTCGGTCGAAGCCGTCTTCGAAGGTGCGTCGGACGCCGTCGACAGCATGGTCGCGTGGTGCAGGACCGGCCCGGAGCGGGCTATCGTCGAGCGCGTCGAGGTGGCCGAGGAGACGCCCGAGGGACTCCTTGGCTTCTCGGTGCGCTAG
- a CDS encoding DMT family transporter, protein MSDSHAWKGEPRTWAAIIVALLLWAAAFAGIRAGLESYGPGQVALLRFGTASLVLLGYAVVTRMHLPDIRDLPTIALGGFLGITIYHVSLNFGEQTVTAGAAALLISASPIFTALMSSAWLKERLTVWGWTGVVVSFAGVMLITFGEGGSLAFEPGALLILVAAVATSAFFIVSKRTLKRYNALEYTTYAIWAGTLPMLVFAPGLVQQFPSASPESTLAVVFLGIFPGAISYVLWSHALSRMPASVLSTFLYFQPINATWIAWVWLGEMPAMLAFVGGAISLVGVAIVNTKGTSRD, encoded by the coding sequence ATGAGCGATTCGCATGCGTGGAAAGGCGAACCCCGGACCTGGGCGGCGATTATCGTCGCCCTGTTGTTGTGGGCGGCGGCTTTCGCAGGGATCCGCGCGGGTCTCGAATCGTACGGCCCCGGCCAGGTCGCGCTCTTGCGCTTCGGGACGGCGTCGCTCGTTCTGCTGGGCTACGCAGTCGTCACGAGGATGCACTTGCCGGACATCCGCGATCTGCCGACGATCGCCCTGGGCGGTTTCCTTGGCATAACGATCTACCATGTGTCGCTGAACTTCGGCGAGCAGACGGTCACCGCGGGCGCCGCGGCGCTGCTCATCTCGGCGAGTCCCATCTTCACCGCGCTTATGTCCTCGGCGTGGCTGAAGGAACGGCTGACGGTGTGGGGGTGGACCGGGGTCGTGGTTTCGTTCGCAGGCGTCATGCTCATCACCTTCGGCGAGGGTGGCAGTCTCGCGTTCGAGCCCGGTGCGCTGCTCATCCTGGTTGCGGCGGTCGCGACCTCCGCGTTCTTCATCGTCTCGAAGCGCACGCTGAAGCGCTACAACGCCCTCGAATACACCACGTACGCGATTTGGGCGGGCACGCTGCCGATGCTCGTGTTCGCACCCGGGCTCGTGCAGCAGTTCCCTTCGGCGAGCCCCGAGTCGACGCTCGCGGTGGTGTTCCTTGGCATCTTCCCGGGGGCGATCTCCTACGTTCTGTGGAGCCACGCGCTCTCGCGCATGCCCGCAAGCGTGCTCTCGACCTTCCTCTACTTCCAGCCGATCAACGCGACCTGGATCGCGTGGGTGTGGCTGGGCGAGATGCCAGCCATGCTCGCCTTCGTAGGTGGCGCGATCTCGCTGGTGGGTGTGGCGATCGTCAATACGAAAGGTACGAGCCGTGACTGA
- a CDS encoding ABC transporter permease, translated as MRRMFAMLRVSVIQVLRDRGELVSIVVLPLLLTYVFGVAFGSQGAERPVLVMWLDGDTSRYAQQIENLVAEDPSIDVERSTPELAEEKLDKGEAALIVRIPGGFGTALETGRKGTVEVTQDPSSQRATGAREVVQGAAARVGAGAQAATVAAGVLRDLAEVQLARRRGGPPGMEATPTPAAVPPSFATAYDIADGFWEPDPPIGVAGVQVTSSEVRGDSVLATSNIQYSVGFTLMFVLFMAFGSAGGILEEREQGTLRRLLVTPSSRAQILGGKILGVIGTSTIEALILVGLGAVAFSVPWGRDPLALILVLSAYILASAGLAVFVTAVVRTRSQLSAIGPIASTALAMLGGCYWPIEITPPFMQTIAKFTPTGWGMIGLLDVVARGQGLEAAWLPAAVLGGIAVVAFSAGVAVLKMD; from the coding sequence CAGGTGCTGCGAGACCGTGGCGAGCTGGTGAGCATCGTCGTGCTGCCCCTTCTGCTCACGTACGTGTTCGGCGTGGCGTTCGGTTCGCAGGGTGCTGAGCGCCCTGTGCTCGTGATGTGGCTCGACGGGGACACGAGTCGCTACGCACAGCAGATCGAGAACCTCGTCGCCGAAGACCCATCGATCGATGTCGAGCGCTCAACACCCGAGTTGGCCGAGGAGAAGCTCGACAAGGGTGAGGCCGCCTTGATCGTGAGGATCCCGGGCGGGTTCGGCACGGCGCTTGAGACGGGAAGGAAGGGAACCGTCGAGGTCACCCAGGATCCGTCGTCGCAGCGGGCGACCGGCGCGCGCGAAGTGGTCCAGGGCGCCGCAGCGCGCGTGGGCGCGGGCGCGCAGGCGGCGACCGTAGCGGCGGGTGTGCTCCGGGACCTGGCCGAGGTCCAGCTGGCGAGGCGCCGCGGCGGCCCACCCGGCATGGAAGCCACGCCCACGCCAGCCGCGGTTCCCCCGTCCTTCGCGACTGCATACGACATTGCCGACGGTTTCTGGGAACCCGACCCGCCCATCGGAGTCGCCGGCGTGCAGGTCACCTCTTCGGAAGTCCGCGGCGACAGCGTGCTTGCCACAAGCAACATCCAGTACTCCGTCGGTTTCACTCTCATGTTCGTGCTGTTCATGGCGTTCGGCAGCGCCGGCGGCATCCTCGAGGAGCGCGAACAGGGCACGTTGCGACGCCTTCTGGTGACGCCTTCGTCGCGCGCGCAGATCCTTGGGGGGAAGATCTTGGGGGTCATCGGCACGTCCACGATCGAGGCGCTGATCTTGGTCGGTCTCGGGGCTGTAGCGTTCTCGGTTCCCTGGGGCCGAGATCCATTGGCGCTGATTCTCGTGCTGAGCGCATACATCCTGGCGTCGGCCGGGCTCGCTGTGTTCGTGACGGCCGTCGTGCGCACGCGTAGCCAGCTCTCGGCTATCGGGCCCATCGCGTCGACGGCGCTGGCGATGCTCGGTGGATGCTACTGGCCCATCGAGATCACGCCGCCGTTCATGCAGACGATCGCGAAGTTCACGCCGACAGGCTGGGGAATGATCGGGCTTCTCGATGTCGTAGCGCGCGGCCAGGGCCTCGAGGCGGCGTGGCTGCCTGCAGCGGTGCTCGGAGGCATCGCGGTTGTCGCGTTCTCGGCCGGGGTGGCCGTCCTCAAGATGGACTAG